From Cellulomonas oligotrophica, a single genomic window includes:
- the rpmA gene encoding 50S ribosomal protein L27 — MAHKKGASSSRNGRDSNAQRLGVKRFGGQVVKAGEIIVRQRGTHFHPGANVGRGGDDTLFALTAGAVAFGTRRGRKVVDIVASL, encoded by the coding sequence ATGGCACACAAGAAGGGCGCGAGCTCCTCGCGCAACGGTCGCGACTCCAACGCGCAGCGCCTCGGCGTCAAGCGCTTCGGCGGTCAGGTCGTCAAGGCCGGCGAGATCATCGTCCGCCAGCGCGGCACGCACTTCCACCCCGGCGCGAACGTCGGCCGTGGCGGCGACGACACGCTCTTCGCGCTGACCGCCGGGGCCGTGGCCTTCGGCACCCGTCGCGGCCGCAAGGTCGTCGACATCGTCGCGAGCCTCTGA
- the rplU gene encoding 50S ribosomal protein L21 gives MVYAIVKAGGRQEKVAVGDVVVVDRLAAQAGATVELPALLLVDGDKVTTDAAALAAITVTAEVVRDEKGPKIDILKYKNKTGYRKRQGHRQRLTRLKVTGIK, from the coding sequence GTGGTGTACGCGATCGTGAAGGCTGGCGGCCGCCAGGAGAAGGTCGCGGTGGGCGACGTCGTCGTCGTCGACCGCCTCGCCGCGCAGGCCGGTGCGACGGTCGAGCTGCCCGCGCTGCTCCTCGTCGACGGCGACAAGGTGACGACGGACGCTGCGGCGCTCGCCGCGATCACCGTCACCGCGGAGGTCGTCCGGGACGAGAAGGGCCCGAAGATCGACATCCTCAAGTACAAGAACAAGACCGGCTACCGCAAGCGCCAGGGTCACCGTCAGCGGCTGACCCGCCTGAAGGTCACCGGCATCAAGTGA
- a CDS encoding glutamate-5-semialdehyde dehydrogenase, with product MSLTVDPGAPTTATGAAPAPRSPDADAVTQVRDVATRAKVASRRLATATRATKDAALHAMADALVAATADLVAANAADLERGRAQGMTPGLLDRLTLDAARVAAIADALRELAGLPDPVGEVVRGSTLPNGLRLRQLRVPMGVVGMIYEARPNVTVDAAGLALKSGNAVVLRGGSAAAASNAAVVAVLADALRGQGLPGDLVQSIDAWGREGAVALMHARGLVDVLVPRGGADLIATVVRESTVPVIETGVGNVHVYVDAAADLGQVLPIVLNAKTQRVGVCNAVETLLVHDDVADELLPSLLAALADAGVTIHADERTRRLAPEEVAVVPATDEDWATEYLSLDLAVRVVPDLDEALEHIRRWSSGHTEAILTNDLAASERFVAEVDSAAVMVNASTRFTDGGQLGLGAEIGISTQKLHARGPMGLAELTTTKWVVHGEGHVRP from the coding sequence ATGAGCCTCACCGTGGACCCGGGCGCCCCGACCACCGCCACCGGCGCGGCGCCGGCCCCGCGGTCGCCGGACGCCGACGCCGTCACCCAGGTCCGGGACGTCGCGACGCGGGCGAAGGTGGCCTCCCGGCGCCTGGCGACCGCCACGCGCGCCACGAAGGACGCGGCCCTGCACGCGATGGCCGACGCGCTCGTCGCCGCCACCGCCGACCTCGTCGCGGCCAACGCCGCCGACCTGGAGCGGGGACGGGCGCAGGGCATGACGCCCGGCCTGCTCGACCGCCTCACGCTCGACGCCGCGCGCGTGGCCGCCATCGCCGACGCGCTGCGCGAGCTCGCCGGGCTGCCCGACCCCGTGGGGGAGGTCGTGCGCGGCTCGACGCTGCCCAACGGCCTGCGCCTGCGGCAGCTGCGGGTGCCCATGGGTGTCGTCGGCATGATCTACGAGGCGCGCCCGAACGTCACCGTCGACGCGGCGGGCCTGGCGCTCAAGAGCGGCAACGCCGTGGTCCTGCGCGGCGGGTCCGCCGCGGCGGCGAGCAACGCGGCGGTCGTCGCCGTCCTGGCCGACGCGCTGCGGGGCCAGGGGCTGCCTGGCGACCTGGTCCAGTCCATCGACGCGTGGGGCCGCGAGGGCGCGGTCGCGCTCATGCACGCGCGGGGCCTGGTCGACGTGCTCGTCCCGCGCGGCGGGGCCGACCTCATCGCGACGGTCGTGCGCGAGTCGACCGTGCCGGTGATCGAGACCGGCGTCGGCAACGTGCACGTGTACGTCGACGCGGCCGCCGACCTGGGGCAGGTCCTGCCGATCGTGCTCAACGCCAAGACGCAGCGCGTCGGCGTGTGCAACGCCGTCGAGACGCTCCTCGTGCACGACGACGTCGCCGACGAGCTGCTGCCGTCCCTGCTCGCGGCGCTCGCCGACGCGGGCGTCACGATCCACGCGGACGAGCGCACGCGGCGGCTGGCGCCCGAGGAGGTCGCGGTCGTGCCCGCGACCGACGAGGACTGGGCCACGGAGTACCTGTCCCTCGACCTCGCGGTCCGGGTCGTGCCGGACCTGGACGAGGCGCTCGAGCACATCCGGCGGTGGAGCTCGGGGCACACCGAGGCGATCCTCACCAACGACCTCGCGGCGAGCGAGCGGTTCGTGGCCGAGGTCGACTCCGCCGCGGTGATGGTCAACGCCTCGACCCGTTTCACCGACGGGGGGCAGCTCGGCCTGGGCGCGGAGATCGGGATCTCGACGCAGAAGCTGCACGCCCGCGGGCCCATGGGGCTGGCCGAGCTCACGACGACGAAGTGGGTCGTGCACGGCGAGGGTCACGTCCGCCCGTGA
- the obgE gene encoding GTPase ObgE, with translation MATFVDRVVLHATGGDGGHGCASIHREKFKPLAGPDGGNGGNGGSVVLEVDPQVTTLLPFHHLPHRHAPNGTQGMGDHRNGSTGTDLVLGVPDGTVVKSPQGEVLADLVGLGARYVVAAGGRGGLGNAALASARRKAPGFALLGEPGDEADVVLELKTIADVALVGFPSAGKSSLVAAVSAARPKIADYPFTTLVPNLGVVQAGDARYTVADVPGLIPGASQGKGLGLEFLRHIERCAVVVHVLDCATLEPGRDPVSDLDVIEAELAAYAEDLEVAAGGVPLAQRPRVVVLNKVDVPEALELAELVRPELEARGLPVHEVSTASHVGLRALTFALAEQVEAARRAAPAPEPTRVVLRPRAVDESGFTVTRREQGGAVWFSVRGEKPERWVRQTEFTNDEAVGYLADRLARLGVEDQLFAAGAVAGDEVRIGPDENSVVFDWEPTLLTGSELLGGPRGTDLRLEDRSRPTRGEKRQEYKERMDAKSAARAELWTEREAGVWTDEG, from the coding sequence GTGGCGACGTTCGTCGACCGTGTCGTGCTGCACGCGACCGGCGGTGACGGTGGGCACGGGTGCGCCTCCATCCACCGCGAGAAGTTCAAGCCCCTCGCAGGGCCGGACGGCGGGAACGGCGGGAACGGCGGTTCCGTCGTGCTCGAGGTCGACCCGCAGGTCACCACGCTGCTGCCGTTCCACCACCTGCCGCACCGGCACGCGCCCAACGGCACGCAGGGCATGGGCGACCACCGCAACGGCTCCACGGGCACGGACCTCGTGCTCGGCGTGCCGGACGGGACGGTCGTGAAGTCGCCGCAGGGCGAGGTCCTCGCCGACCTCGTCGGCCTCGGGGCGCGCTACGTCGTGGCCGCCGGCGGCCGTGGCGGTCTCGGCAACGCCGCGCTGGCCTCGGCCCGGCGCAAGGCGCCCGGCTTCGCGCTCCTCGGCGAGCCCGGCGACGAGGCGGACGTGGTGCTCGAGCTCAAGACGATCGCGGACGTCGCGCTCGTCGGCTTCCCGTCGGCGGGCAAGTCCAGCCTCGTCGCCGCGGTGTCGGCCGCCCGCCCCAAGATCGCGGACTACCCGTTCACGACCCTGGTCCCCAACCTGGGCGTGGTGCAGGCCGGCGACGCCCGCTACACCGTCGCCGACGTGCCGGGGCTGATCCCGGGTGCGTCGCAGGGCAAGGGGCTGGGCCTGGAGTTCCTCCGGCACATCGAGCGGTGCGCGGTCGTGGTGCACGTGCTGGACTGCGCGACGCTGGAGCCCGGCCGCGACCCGGTGAGCGACCTGGACGTCATCGAGGCCGAGCTGGCCGCCTACGCGGAGGACCTCGAGGTCGCGGCGGGCGGCGTCCCGCTCGCGCAGCGTCCGCGCGTCGTGGTGCTCAACAAGGTCGACGTGCCCGAGGCGCTCGAGCTCGCCGAGCTCGTGCGGCCCGAGCTCGAGGCCCGCGGGCTGCCGGTGCACGAGGTCTCGACCGCGAGCCACGTGGGCCTGCGCGCCCTGACCTTCGCGCTGGCCGAGCAGGTCGAGGCCGCGCGCCGCGCCGCGCCGGCACCGGAGCCGACCCGCGTCGTGCTGCGCCCCCGCGCGGTCGACGAGAGCGGGTTCACGGTCACGCGGCGCGAGCAGGGCGGCGCCGTGTGGTTCTCGGTGCGCGGCGAGAAGCCCGAGCGGTGGGTCCGCCAGACGGAGTTCACCAACGACGAGGCCGTCGGCTACCTGGCCGACCGGCTCGCCCGCCTGGGCGTCGAGGACCAGCTGTTCGCCGCCGGCGCCGTCGCGGGCGACGAGGTCCGCATCGGTCCTGACGAGAACTCGGTGGTCTTCGACTGGGAGCCGACGCTGCTCACCGGCAGCGAGCTGCTGGGCGGGCCCCGTGGCACCGACCTGCGCCTGGAGGACCGCAGCCGTCCCACGCGCGGGGAGAAGCGCCAGGAGTACAAGGAGCGCATGGACGCGAAGTCGGCGGCCCGTGCCGAGCTGTGGACCGAGCGCGAGGCCGGCGTCTGGACCGACGAGGGCTGA
- the proB gene encoding glutamate 5-kinase, protein MARVSAAALTGRDQLASAGRLVVKVGSSSLTTPDGHLDPGRLDAVVALLAARRAAGTQVVLVSSGAIAAGIGPLGLAARPRDLATQQAAASVGQGLLVAHYTRAFAGHGLGVAQVLLTAEDTWRRGRYRNAHRALTRLLDLGVVPIINENDAVATDEIRFGDNDRLAALVSHLVHADALALLTDVDALYTGPPSRPGSRRVAHVQGPEDLAGLDVTARGSAVGTGGMVTKLDSVSIATQSGVPVVLTSAARAAEAFAGEDVGTWFAATGRRASIRLLWLAHAARTRGRLVLDDGAVRAVVERRTSLLPAGVTHVEGVFEAGDAVDLVDPLGVVVARGLVAYGSDEVPQLLGRSTGELRGALGPGWDRELVHRDDLVLVRRGRHRVPRDDRTTLGP, encoded by the coding sequence ATGGCCCGCGTGAGTGCTGCAGCGCTGACCGGTCGGGACCAGCTCGCGTCCGCCGGTCGTCTCGTCGTCAAGGTCGGCTCGTCCTCGCTGACGACCCCCGACGGGCACCTCGACCCCGGGCGCCTCGACGCCGTCGTCGCGCTCCTGGCCGCACGGCGGGCGGCGGGCACGCAGGTGGTGCTGGTCTCGTCGGGCGCGATCGCCGCCGGCATCGGACCCCTGGGTCTGGCGGCCCGGCCGCGCGACCTCGCGACGCAGCAGGCGGCCGCGTCGGTCGGGCAGGGCCTGCTCGTGGCCCACTACACGCGGGCGTTCGCCGGCCACGGGCTCGGGGTCGCGCAGGTGCTGCTCACCGCGGAGGACACCTGGCGGCGCGGGCGGTACCGCAACGCGCACCGCGCGCTGACGCGGCTGCTGGACCTCGGCGTCGTGCCGATCATCAACGAGAACGACGCCGTGGCTACGGACGAGATCCGGTTCGGCGACAACGACCGGCTCGCGGCGCTCGTCTCGCACCTCGTGCACGCCGACGCGCTCGCGCTGCTGACCGACGTCGACGCGCTCTACACGGGCCCGCCGTCGCGGCCGGGGTCGCGACGCGTCGCCCACGTGCAGGGTCCCGAGGACCTCGCGGGCCTCGACGTGACGGCCCGGGGCAGCGCGGTGGGCACCGGCGGCATGGTCACCAAGCTCGACTCGGTGTCGATCGCGACGCAGTCGGGTGTGCCCGTCGTGCTGACCTCGGCGGCGCGCGCCGCCGAGGCGTTCGCGGGCGAGGACGTCGGGACGTGGTTCGCGGCCACGGGGCGCCGGGCGTCGATCCGGCTGCTGTGGCTCGCCCACGCGGCCCGTACGCGGGGACGCCTCGTGCTCGACGACGGTGCGGTGCGTGCGGTCGTCGAGCGGCGCACGTCGCTGCTGCCCGCGGGCGTCACGCACGTCGAGGGCGTGTTCGAGGCCGGTGACGCGGTGGACCTGGTCGACCCGCTCGGCGTGGTCGTGGCGCGCGGGCTCGTGGCGTACGGGTCGGACGAGGTCCCGCAGCTGCTCGGCCGGTCCACCGGCGAGCTGCGCGGCGCCCTCGGCCCCGGCTGGGACCGGGAGCTCGTGCACCGCGACGACCTCGTGCTCGTGCGGCGCGGACGGCACCGGGTGCCCCGCGACGACCGGACTACCCTGGGCCCATGA